One region of Hymenobacter sediminicola genomic DNA includes:
- a CDS encoding FAD/NAD(P)-binding protein, whose product MAAMQLARLPGPLAGTVHIVEPRPAPGPGLAYTARRPEYLLNVRAPFLSAFPDEPSHFSDWLRTNAISCEHDFCSRQTYGRYLQEMVAGLLHQPAANGLTFHWHPQAAVAAELATNVRHATVRLANGTELLSDAVVLALGNFPPASPARPGDYLAHPNFHGNPWAQGALRNIAPDDEVLLIGTGLTAVDVLLGLRADGHRAPVTVVSRHQRWPTAHGPASTPYPSFYEQELRGLHTVAEVLAAVRHRVREATAAGWDWRPVFDSLRPDLGQIWAAWPLAEQARFLRHLASIWAVLRHRSPPQNDEIVRGMMATGQIRMLSGRVSGIAVEGEGLMVQTHYRQQHHSMRTRHVISCTGPLLNYSRIQDPLVVSLRTAGYLQPDTLGLGIQTDAHGALLDAAQQASPLFFTLGPSRRPAYFESTAVPELRQQAVALAQELRRRW is encoded by the coding sequence ATGGCAGCCATGCAGCTGGCTCGGCTACCCGGGCCGCTGGCAGGCACGGTGCACATAGTGGAACCGCGCCCAGCACCAGGGCCTGGCCTGGCCTATACCGCCCGCCGGCCCGAATACCTGCTTAATGTGCGGGCCCCTTTTCTGAGCGCTTTTCCCGATGAGCCGTCTCACTTTTCGGACTGGCTGCGCACCAATGCTATTAGCTGTGAGCATGATTTCTGCTCCCGCCAGACCTACGGCCGCTATCTGCAGGAAATGGTAGCGGGCCTGCTGCATCAGCCCGCCGCCAACGGCCTTACTTTCCACTGGCATCCGCAGGCTGCTGTAGCGGCTGAGCTTGCCACTAACGTCCGCCATGCCACTGTGCGCCTCGCTAATGGCACGGAGTTGCTCAGCGACGCGGTTGTGCTGGCCCTAGGCAACTTTCCGCCTGCCTCGCCTGCCCGCCCCGGTGACTACCTCGCGCATCCAAATTTCCATGGCAACCCGTGGGCTCAGGGCGCACTCCGCAATATTGCCCCCGACGACGAAGTGCTGCTCATCGGGACCGGCCTTACAGCCGTGGACGTGCTGCTGGGCTTACGCGCTGATGGCCACCGCGCGCCTGTCACGGTGGTGTCGAGGCACCAGCGCTGGCCAACGGCGCACGGGCCAGCCAGCACGCCGTACCCCAGCTTTTACGAACAGGAGCTCCGGGGCCTGCACACCGTGGCGGAAGTGCTGGCCGCCGTGCGCCACCGTGTCCGGGAGGCAACGGCGGCAGGATGGGACTGGCGGCCGGTATTTGACTCACTGCGGCCGGATCTGGGCCAGATCTGGGCTGCGTGGCCACTTGCCGAGCAGGCGCGGTTTCTGCGGCATCTGGCTTCAATTTGGGCTGTACTGCGCCACCGCAGCCCCCCGCAAAATGATGAGATAGTACGCGGCATGATGGCAACAGGCCAGATACGCATGCTTAGTGGCCGGGTAAGTGGTATTGCAGTGGAAGGAGAAGGACTGATGGTCCAGACCCACTACAGACAACAGCATCACTCTATGCGCACCCGGCACGTCATTAGCTGCACTGGACCCTTGCTAAACTACAGCCGCATTCAGGACCCACTGGTAGTGAGCCTGCGCACTGCCGGCTACCTGCAGCCTGACACCTTAGGCCTCGGCATCCAAACAGATGCGCATGGTGCACTACTCGATGCTGCCCAGCAAGCGTCACCACTGTTCTTCACTCTTGGCCCCAGCCGCCGCCCTGCCTATTTCGAGTCGACAGCTGTGCCGGAGTTGCGGCAACAGGCAGTGGCACTCGCGCAGGAACTAAGGCGGCGCTGGTAG
- a CDS encoding flavin reductase family protein, whose amino-acid sequence MRHITPTDLQAFEKVFRLNLINALPGYKPANLIGTADADGATNLAIFSSVLHLGSAPAVLGIVTRPTTVPRHTYQNLKATGCFTINHVHAGFVAQAHYTSADFPAGESEFAACGFTPVWRDDFPAPYVAESQISIGLRLQEELPIHNGTVLLVGSVEHIYLPEAVLLADGTLDLAAVEDVSISGLNTYFRAQPVGAFAYARPGQGPQPKQ is encoded by the coding sequence ATGCGCCATATTACGCCCACCGATCTGCAGGCTTTTGAAAAGGTATTTCGCCTCAACCTGATAAACGCCCTGCCCGGCTACAAACCTGCCAATCTTATTGGGACGGCTGATGCCGACGGTGCTACCAACTTGGCTATTTTCAGCTCTGTGCTGCATCTGGGCTCGGCGCCGGCGGTGCTGGGCATCGTCACGCGGCCTACCACAGTGCCGCGCCACACCTACCAGAATCTGAAAGCCACTGGCTGCTTCACCATCAACCACGTGCACGCCGGCTTCGTGGCGCAAGCTCACTACACCTCCGCCGACTTCCCGGCCGGCGAGTCGGAGTTTGCTGCGTGCGGCTTCACGCCGGTCTGGCGCGACGATTTCCCGGCCCCCTACGTAGCCGAAAGCCAGATCAGCATTGGGCTGCGGCTGCAGGAAGAGCTACCGATTCATAATGGCACCGTGCTACTGGTGGGCAGCGTAGAACATATTTATCTACCTGAAGCTGTGTTGCTGGCCGATGGTACACTCGACCTGGCGGCCGTCGAGGATGTGAGCATTTCGGGGCTTAATACCTATTTCCGGGCCCAGCCTGTGGGTGCCTTCGCCTATGCCCGGCCGGGGCAGGGCCCCCAGCCAAAACAGTAA
- a CDS encoding DUF4126 family protein, whose amino-acid sequence MSKHFWQTVGLGTIAGFRSMTAPALLTGNLAKFHPQALAGSPLRYLQKPLVATGFKLLAGGELVGDKLPQTPNRIAPPVLLGRLLSGALVGATLYKINHGKTLNGALLGSAVAGLATFGSFWLRKKTTDESGLPSALVGGLEDILVLSSGLALSKGTDIGAPAGRAL is encoded by the coding sequence ATGAGCAAACACTTCTGGCAGACCGTTGGCTTAGGTACCATTGCCGGCTTCCGCAGCATGACGGCCCCGGCGCTGCTGACGGGCAACTTGGCCAAATTTCATCCGCAGGCGTTGGCTGGTTCCCCGCTTCGCTACTTGCAAAAGCCGCTGGTAGCTACGGGTTTTAAGCTGCTGGCCGGCGGTGAGTTGGTAGGCGACAAGCTACCTCAGACCCCTAACCGCATTGCCCCACCCGTCCTGTTGGGCCGGCTACTCTCGGGGGCTCTGGTGGGGGCCACACTCTACAAAATCAACCACGGTAAAACACTGAATGGTGCACTCCTGGGTAGCGCCGTAGCGGGGCTGGCTACATTCGGTAGCTTCTGGCTGCGCAAAAAGACCACCGACGAGTCGGGTTTGCCCAGTGCACTGGTAGGGGGTCTTGAGGATATACTGGTACTGAGCAGTGGCCTCGCTCTTTCCAAGGGTACTGATATTGGAGCACCCGCCGGCCGGGCGTTGTAG
- a CDS encoding zinc-binding dehydrogenase, whose amino-acid sequence MQALVLDGINQSVQLREVPTPQPAPGQVQVQLHAAALNHRDVWIQKGQYAGLKFPIILGSDGAGTVTMLGEGVDASLQDQQVLINPGSHWGNQPAAQGRDFQILGLPQDGTFAEYICVDASQVRAKPAHLSFEQAATLPLGGLTAYRATFTRAQLQAGERILISGVGGGVALLALQMAVAVGADVWVTSGSEEKIAKAVALGAKGGISYKAEKWPATLTKQAGGGFDVIVDSAAGPGFNDLIDAAVPGGRIVFYGATHGDIPELAARKVFWKQLSLLGSTMGTAQDFAAMVSFVEHYRIMPAIDETFALAEGEAALRRMDEGLQFGKIVLKIKYLGSGA is encoded by the coding sequence ATGCAAGCACTCGTCCTCGACGGTATCAACCAGTCCGTACAGCTCCGCGAAGTTCCCACCCCGCAGCCCGCGCCCGGCCAAGTGCAGGTGCAGCTACACGCCGCCGCCCTCAACCACCGCGACGTCTGGATTCAGAAAGGGCAGTACGCCGGCCTGAAGTTTCCTATCATTCTGGGTTCTGATGGTGCGGGTACTGTTACGATGCTGGGCGAAGGGGTAGATGCCAGTCTGCAGGACCAGCAAGTGCTTATCAACCCTGGCAGCCACTGGGGCAACCAGCCTGCCGCACAAGGCCGCGACTTCCAGATTCTGGGTCTGCCTCAGGATGGCACTTTCGCTGAATATATATGCGTCGATGCGTCGCAGGTGCGTGCAAAGCCGGCACACCTCAGCTTCGAGCAGGCAGCTACTTTGCCCCTAGGCGGCCTCACCGCGTACCGTGCCACGTTCACGCGCGCGCAATTGCAAGCCGGTGAACGGATTCTCATCAGCGGAGTAGGCGGCGGAGTAGCATTGCTGGCGTTGCAGATGGCAGTAGCCGTTGGCGCCGACGTGTGGGTTACATCGGGCTCAGAGGAGAAGATAGCCAAAGCTGTAGCGCTGGGAGCTAAGGGAGGCATCAGCTACAAAGCCGAAAAATGGCCTGCTACGCTCACCAAACAGGCTGGTGGCGGCTTCGACGTTATTGTGGATAGTGCTGCCGGACCGGGCTTCAACGACCTGATTGATGCCGCTGTCCCCGGCGGGCGCATTGTGTTCTACGGGGCTACCCATGGTGACATTCCGGAGTTGGCGGCCCGCAAAGTGTTCTGGAAGCAACTTTCATTATTGGGCTCCACGATGGGCACAGCGCAGGATTTTGCAGCCATGGTAAGCTTTGTCGAACACTACCGCATCATGCCTGCCATTGATGAAACCTTTGCTCTGGCCGAAGGAGAAGCAGCGCTCCGCCGCATGGATGAGGGTCTGCAGTTTGGGAAAATAGTGTTGAAAATAAAGTATCTGGGTTCAGGTGCTTAG
- a CDS encoding thiol-disulfide oxidoreductase DCC family protein, whose amino-acid sequence MPDSSTSIVFFDGVCNLCNGFVQFIIHHDATGRFRFASLQSEAGQALLAAHGQTVAATPETVLLLENGRLYTHSTAALRIARQLGWPWRGFAAALVLPRFLRDAAYRFVAQNRYRWFGREESCWLPTPELKARFL is encoded by the coding sequence ATGCCCGATTCATCTACCAGTATTGTCTTCTTCGACGGGGTCTGCAACCTCTGCAACGGCTTTGTGCAGTTTATCATCCACCACGATGCGACCGGCCGTTTCCGTTTCGCCTCCTTGCAGTCGGAGGCCGGGCAGGCGCTACTGGCGGCGCATGGCCAGACAGTAGCAGCCACTCCCGAAACGGTGCTGTTGCTCGAAAATGGCCGACTCTACACCCATTCTACGGCGGCTTTGCGAATTGCCCGGCAGTTAGGTTGGCCGTGGCGCGGTTTCGCGGCGGCCCTGGTGCTTCCCCGCTTCCTGCGCGACGCCGCGTACCGCTTCGTAGCCCAGAACCGCTACCGGTGGTTTGGCCGCGAAGAAAGCTGCTGGCTGCCCACTCCCGAATTGAAAGCACGGTTTCTCTGA
- a CDS encoding S9 family peptidase has translation MMRKQLLLAGLLAVAYSGTAQNQEAAQEIGNLVVRNIPALPADLMERVDQYQNVRGATVADWDREGKGLFISTRFAEVPQIHHVAAPGADRRQITFYKEPLAAAAVAPDKKQNGFVFSRDNGGNENYQIYFFDLSTGRARLLTDGKSRNQFQGWNRAGSQLAYMSNQRNGADLDLYLLNFQPDAKPTMLTELKGGGWGVSAWSDDGKQMILSNYKSINEAELYRFDVTSRKLERLFATAGPVSYSGAEFTKDGKGLFLVSDEGTEFQTLRYVDLASKQQTPLTAPITWDVQGMDLSMDGTKLVFATNEDGYSKLYVLDTKTRKYQPVANVPKGVISNFRLNDDSRRLALSVSTPTASSDVYVADLTTKTLTRWTTSELGGLNSASFVEPSLIQYSTFDQVDGKARLIPAFLYKPKNATGKTPVLISIHGGPEGQSLPTFSPLINLLVNELGVAVVVPNVRGSSGYGKTYLKLDNGAKREESVKDIGALLEWIGRQPDLDPGRVAVYGGSYGGYMSLATMTNYNDQMRCGIDLFGISNFTTFLKNTSPYRADLRRAEYGDERDPAMQAVFAQISPISKIKNITKPMLVYQGKNDPRVPLSESEQMVAGLQQQGTSVWYIMAKDEGHSLAKKANRDYTYGAMLLFLRNNLLK, from the coding sequence ATGATGAGAAAACAACTACTACTTGCAGGGTTGCTGGCTGTTGCATACAGCGGAACCGCTCAAAATCAAGAAGCTGCGCAGGAAATCGGTAATCTGGTGGTGCGCAATATCCCGGCTCTGCCCGCCGACCTGATGGAGCGCGTCGACCAGTACCAGAACGTGCGCGGCGCCACAGTAGCTGATTGGGACCGGGAAGGTAAAGGCCTGTTCATCTCCACCCGTTTCGCCGAGGTGCCCCAGATCCACCATGTGGCGGCACCCGGCGCCGACCGACGCCAGATTACGTTCTATAAAGAGCCGCTGGCCGCTGCGGCCGTAGCGCCCGACAAAAAGCAAAATGGCTTCGTTTTCAGCCGCGACAATGGCGGCAATGAAAACTACCAGATCTACTTCTTCGACCTGAGTACGGGCCGCGCCCGGCTGCTGACGGATGGCAAAAGCCGCAACCAGTTTCAGGGCTGGAACCGGGCCGGGTCGCAGCTGGCGTACATGAGCAACCAGCGCAACGGCGCCGACCTCGACCTGTATCTGCTCAACTTTCAGCCCGATGCCAAGCCCACCATGCTTACGGAGCTGAAAGGTGGGGGCTGGGGCGTGTCAGCTTGGTCGGATGATGGAAAGCAAATGATTCTCAGTAACTACAAATCCATCAATGAAGCCGAACTCTACCGATTTGATGTGACCAGCCGCAAGCTGGAACGGCTGTTTGCCACGGCTGGCCCCGTGAGCTATAGCGGCGCGGAATTCACCAAAGATGGCAAAGGGCTGTTTCTTGTTTCTGACGAAGGCACCGAGTTCCAGACCCTGCGCTACGTGGACCTAGCCAGCAAGCAGCAAACCCCGCTCACGGCACCCATCACCTGGGACGTGCAAGGCATGGACCTGAGCATGGACGGCACAAAGCTCGTGTTTGCTACGAACGAGGATGGCTACTCGAAGCTTTATGTGCTCGATACCAAAACCCGCAAATACCAGCCCGTTGCCAACGTGCCGAAAGGCGTTATCAGCAACTTCCGCCTCAACGATGACAGCCGCCGCTTGGCCCTGAGCGTGTCGACGCCCACAGCCAGCAGCGACGTATACGTAGCCGACCTGACTACCAAGACCCTGACGCGCTGGACTACTAGCGAGCTGGGTGGTCTGAATTCGGCGAGTTTCGTGGAGCCAAGCCTCATTCAGTATTCCACCTTCGACCAGGTAGATGGGAAGGCGCGCCTGATACCGGCTTTCCTGTATAAGCCCAAAAACGCGACGGGCAAAACGCCGGTGCTCATCAGTATTCATGGCGGCCCCGAAGGACAATCATTGCCCACTTTTAGTCCCCTGATTAATTTGCTGGTGAATGAGTTAGGCGTGGCGGTAGTAGTGCCCAACGTGCGGGGCTCCAGCGGCTACGGCAAGACCTACCTCAAGCTCGACAACGGGGCCAAGCGCGAAGAATCGGTGAAAGACATTGGCGCGCTGCTGGAATGGATTGGCCGCCAGCCTGATCTGGACCCGGGCAGAGTGGCGGTGTACGGCGGCTCTTACGGCGGCTACATGAGCCTAGCCACCATGACCAACTACAACGACCAGATGCGTTGCGGCATCGACCTGTTCGGCATCAGCAACTTCACCACCTTCCTCAAAAATACCAGTCCTTACCGTGCCGACCTGCGCCGCGCCGAATACGGCGACGAGCGGGACCCAGCCATGCAGGCAGTTTTTGCGCAGATTTCGCCCATCAGCAAAATCAAGAACATCACGAAGCCTATGCTGGTGTACCAAGGCAAAAACGACCCGCGGGTTCCGCTTTCCGAATCGGAGCAAATGGTAGCTGGCTTGCAGCAGCAGGGCACTTCCGTGTGGTACATCATGGCGAAGGACGAAGGGCATAGCCTCGCCAAAAAAGCCAACCGCGACTATACGTATGGCGCTATGCTACTCTTCCTGCGCAACAATTTGCTGAAATAA
- the rfaD gene encoding ADP-glyceromanno-heptose 6-epimerase produces MIVVTGAAGFIASCLVTRLNAANFNDIVVVDNFAVERKLANLAGKHLREYVDRNEFFEWLDANHEEVEFIFHLGARTDTTEQDRAVLDLLNLNYSKQMWQACVQYQLPLVYASSAATYGSGTLGYSDHDDALLPLYRPLNPYGDSKNDFDNWAVNQVEKPFFWAGLKFFNVYGPNEYHKGRMASVIMHAFEQINKTGSMSLFRSHNPDYTDGGQMRDFVYVKDVVEVCYFLMHHRQNSGIYNLGTGEARSFLDLALNTFAALDRVADIRFIDTPEDIRDKYQYFTQADMSKLRGIGYDRPFTRLEDGINDYVRNYLVPGTYY; encoded by the coding sequence ATGATAGTCGTCACCGGAGCCGCCGGCTTTATTGCCAGCTGCCTTGTTACCCGTCTCAACGCCGCCAATTTCAACGACATCGTGGTGGTGGACAATTTTGCCGTGGAGCGTAAGCTGGCCAACCTCGCCGGCAAGCATCTGCGGGAATACGTAGACCGCAACGAGTTTTTTGAGTGGCTGGACGCCAATCATGAGGAAGTGGAATTCATCTTCCACCTCGGAGCCCGCACCGACACCACCGAGCAGGACCGCGCCGTGCTGGACCTGCTCAATCTGAACTACTCCAAGCAGATGTGGCAGGCCTGCGTTCAGTACCAGCTGCCGCTGGTCTATGCCTCATCGGCGGCTACCTACGGCTCCGGCACGCTCGGCTACTCCGACCACGACGACGCCCTGCTCCCCCTCTACCGCCCGCTAAACCCGTATGGCGACTCGAAGAATGACTTCGATAATTGGGCTGTCAACCAAGTAGAAAAGCCGTTTTTTTGGGCTGGGCTGAAGTTTTTCAATGTGTACGGCCCCAATGAATACCATAAGGGCCGCATGGCGTCGGTGATAATGCATGCCTTCGAGCAGATCAACAAAACCGGCTCCATGTCGCTGTTCCGCTCGCACAACCCCGACTACACCGACGGAGGCCAGATGCGCGACTTCGTGTATGTGAAAGACGTAGTGGAAGTGTGCTACTTCCTGATGCACCACCGCCAAAATTCCGGTATCTACAACCTGGGTACCGGTGAGGCGCGCTCCTTCCTCGATTTGGCCCTGAACACCTTCGCGGCACTCGACCGGGTGGCAGACATCCGCTTCATCGACACGCCGGAGGACATCCGCGACAAGTACCAGTACTTCACCCAGGCCGACATGAGCAAGCTGCGCGGCATCGGCTACGACCGGCCTTTCACTCGCCTCGAAGACGGCATCAACGACTACGTCCGCAACTACCTGGTGCCGGGCACATACTACTAA
- a CDS encoding diphthine--ammonia ligase: MPAPTLMNWSGGKDSALALYHALHDPRYHVTDLLTSVNAQYQRVSMHGVRVALLEQQAQRIGVPLTKLELPEMPGMDDYERLMKAALAPLQAHGIQHAIFGDIHLEDLRHYREQQLARVGMQAVFPLWQRPAADLLREYLDLGFRAIVVCVNEKMLDASFCGRELDAEFLRDLPPGVDACGENGEYHSFVYDAPYFSAPIAVERGELVHRTYAPPAAAQSTCYQPNGPDEAASATPDPYSTGFWYCDLLPA, translated from the coding sequence ATGCCCGCCCCAACCCTCATGAACTGGAGCGGGGGTAAAGACTCGGCCCTCGCCCTCTACCACGCCCTCCACGACCCCCGCTACCACGTCACGGACCTGCTGACCAGCGTAAACGCGCAGTACCAGCGGGTATCCATGCATGGCGTGCGGGTAGCGCTACTAGAGCAGCAGGCGCAGCGCATTGGGGTGCCGCTCACCAAGCTAGAACTCCCCGAAATGCCCGGCATGGATGACTACGAACGGCTGATGAAGGCCGCATTGGCTCCTTTACAGGCCCACGGCATACAGCACGCCATCTTCGGCGATATTCATTTGGAAGACCTGCGCCACTACCGCGAACAACAGTTGGCCCGGGTTGGCATGCAAGCCGTATTTCCGCTGTGGCAGCGTCCTGCCGCCGACCTGCTGCGCGAATACCTGGACCTGGGGTTTCGGGCCATTGTTGTGTGCGTCAACGAAAAGATGTTGGATGCCAGTTTCTGTGGCCGTGAGCTGGATGCAGAGTTTCTGCGCGACCTGCCACCAGGAGTAGATGCCTGCGGTGAGAATGGCGAATACCACAGCTTCGTGTACGATGCGCCGTACTTCAGCGCGCCCATTGCTGTGGAGCGGGGCGAGTTGGTGCACCGCACGTATGCACCGCCCGCTGCTGCCCAATCCACCTGCTACCAGCCCAATGGCCCTGATGAAGCTGCTTCTGCTACACCAGACCCTTATTCTACTGGCTTCTGGTATTGCGACTTGCTGCCGGCCTAA